In one window of Paenarthrobacter nicotinovorans DNA:
- a CDS encoding cytochrome c oxidase assembly protein — protein sequence MPSARNSATVPSTPPKPGARGGSTVAGISLPWQLAGLAVLIVALAGALIFSGASAARQVSDPGALVRWGLPFAKAIHNVSVATVIGGLIFAVGILPKNLGGSRSREKDADAVEHPAFARALAVAAAAGAAWTLSAVAVLVLTYSDVAGQPLSGDAEFTRSLVYFMTDIETGKAWLAVTIIAAVVTTALFGVRSLTGLAFTLVLALIGLIPTALIGHSSSSSDHEGAINSLGLHLVGVSTWVGGIIMLAVLSGILTGSRTKGTPDITEQTLRRFSSLAGFAFVLVFASGVINAAIRVTNPADLFGSSYGQLIVAKALATLVLGGIGFMHRQWVIPQLGKNGSMSARRVLWQLVLVELLVMGATSGLAVALGRSAPPQPTTYAPDASPSFILSGYELPPELTPSRWLTEWRFDWLWVGVALFGAVSYIMGIVKVRRRGDQWSVFRTVNWMIGLVVLTYITSGPPAVYGRVLFSAHMVDHMALTMVAPIFLVLGAPVTLALRALPSRGEGTHGSRGLREWLLLFVHSRFSQVVTHPLFAAANFAGSIVLFYYSDLFGLAMREHVGHELMNLHFLLTGYIFVLSMIGSDPLPRRAPYPMRLLLLLATMGFHAFFGVSIMGGTGLLAADYFGNLGRAWGPSALGDQQLGGAVAWGIGEIPTLLVAIGVAVMWSRSDEREKRRVDRAADRNNDADLSAYNDMFARLAERDAKLASRTARATTTAPAERPTNDNSGHTDPNTKLEGR from the coding sequence GTGCCATCAGCAAGAAATTCCGCAACTGTCCCTTCGACTCCTCCCAAGCCGGGAGCGCGTGGAGGGTCCACAGTCGCGGGGATTTCCCTTCCTTGGCAATTGGCGGGCCTGGCGGTCCTGATCGTCGCCCTTGCGGGGGCATTGATCTTCTCCGGCGCGTCGGCGGCCCGCCAGGTTTCAGATCCCGGCGCCCTGGTCAGGTGGGGCCTTCCGTTTGCCAAAGCCATCCACAACGTGTCGGTGGCCACGGTGATTGGCGGCCTGATCTTTGCCGTGGGCATCCTGCCGAAGAACCTCGGCGGCTCCCGGTCCCGCGAGAAAGACGCCGACGCCGTCGAGCATCCGGCATTTGCCCGGGCCCTCGCGGTGGCCGCCGCCGCTGGCGCTGCGTGGACACTGTCCGCAGTCGCCGTCCTGGTCCTGACCTATTCGGACGTCGCCGGACAGCCGCTTTCCGGGGACGCGGAGTTCACCCGTTCGCTGGTCTACTTCATGACGGACATCGAAACCGGCAAAGCCTGGCTGGCCGTCACCATTATTGCCGCCGTGGTCACTACAGCGCTGTTCGGGGTCCGGTCCCTGACGGGCCTGGCGTTCACGCTTGTGCTCGCGCTGATCGGGCTGATTCCAACGGCGCTCATCGGCCACTCCTCCAGTTCAAGCGATCACGAGGGCGCCATCAACTCCCTTGGCCTCCACCTGGTGGGCGTCTCCACCTGGGTTGGCGGCATCATCATGCTGGCGGTCCTGTCCGGAATCCTCACCGGTTCCCGGACGAAGGGGACCCCGGACATTACGGAGCAGACCCTTCGGCGATTCTCGTCCCTGGCAGGTTTCGCTTTCGTCCTGGTGTTCGCTTCCGGTGTCATCAACGCTGCCATCCGGGTCACCAACCCGGCCGACCTCTTCGGCTCCTCTTACGGTCAACTCATTGTGGCCAAGGCCCTCGCAACGTTGGTGCTGGGCGGTATCGGCTTCATGCACCGCCAATGGGTTATCCCGCAGCTCGGCAAGAACGGCTCCATGTCTGCGCGCCGGGTGCTGTGGCAGCTGGTTCTGGTTGAGCTGCTGGTGATGGGCGCGACGTCGGGACTCGCCGTCGCGTTGGGTCGCTCGGCTCCGCCGCAGCCCACCACCTACGCCCCGGACGCGTCGCCGTCGTTCATCCTTTCCGGATACGAGCTGCCACCGGAACTCACCCCTTCGCGCTGGCTGACCGAATGGCGCTTTGACTGGCTGTGGGTAGGCGTGGCGTTGTTTGGAGCCGTCTCCTACATCATGGGCATCGTCAAGGTCCGGCGCCGTGGCGACCAGTGGTCCGTTTTCCGGACGGTGAACTGGATGATCGGCCTGGTGGTCCTGACCTACATCACGTCCGGCCCGCCCGCTGTCTACGGCCGGGTGTTGTTCTCTGCGCACATGGTGGACCACATGGCCCTCACTATGGTGGCTCCCATCTTCCTGGTTCTCGGCGCTCCGGTGACGCTGGCCCTTCGGGCCCTGCCGTCCCGGGGTGAAGGTACCCATGGCTCCCGTGGCTTGCGGGAATGGCTGCTCCTGTTTGTACACTCCAGGTTCTCCCAGGTGGTCACGCACCCCCTGTTCGCGGCGGCAAACTTCGCGGGCTCCATCGTCTTGTTCTACTACTCGGACCTCTTTGGTCTGGCCATGCGTGAGCACGTGGGCCATGAGTTGATGAACCTCCACTTCCTGCTGACCGGGTACATCTTTGTCCTGAGCATGATCGGCAGCGATCCTTTGCCACGCCGTGCACCGTATCCGATGCGGCTGCTGCTCCTTCTGGCAACCATGGGCTTCCACGCGTTCTTTGGCGTATCCATCATGGGTGGCACCGGCCTGCTCGCTGCGGACTACTTCGGCAACCTCGGCCGCGCCTGGGGCCCCTCGGCCTTGGGAGACCAACAATTGGGCGGCGCCGTTGCCTGGGGCATCGGCGAAATCCCCACGCTGCTGGTGGCCATCGGCGTGGCAGTGATGTGGTCCCGGTCCGACGAACGGGAGAAGCGCCGGGTGGATCGTGCGGCCGACAGGAATAACGACGCCGATCTCAGTGCTTACAACGATATGTTTGCCCGGCTGGCAGAGCGTGATGCCAAGCTTGCAAGCCGCACTGCCAGGGCAACC
- a CDS encoding HU family DNA-binding protein, with translation MAKNRSELVAEVAGKAGTSQAAVNSVLDALFEVFETSVAAGEKITIPGWLAVERTDRAARTGRNPQTGETIQIAAGHSVKLTAGSKLKAAVAKKK, from the coding sequence ATGGCTAAGAACCGTAGTGAACTCGTTGCAGAGGTAGCAGGCAAGGCTGGCACCAGCCAGGCAGCAGTCAACTCCGTGCTCGATGCACTGTTCGAAGTTTTCGAGACTTCTGTCGCCGCCGGCGAGAAGATCACCATCCCGGGCTGGCTCGCCGTTGAGCGCACCGACCGTGCAGCTCGCACCGGCCGCAACCCGCAGACCGGCGAAACCATCCAGATCGCAGCCGGCCACAGCGTCAAGCTGACCGCTGGCTCCAAGCTGAAGGCAGCTGTCGCCAAGAAGAAGTAA
- a CDS encoding GNAT family N-acetyltransferase, protein MNLVRSVPIGQGHSGDQLLLRPLELSDAADLAGAYLRNRGHLEPWEPTRDDGFFTEHGQEAVIRAKIDQYAAGSEVPWVVTGDQGVYGMITLTGIVRGPFRNANLGYWIDQDCTGRGAASGAVAAVVDMATQELDLHRIQAATLLHNAPSQAVLGRCGFDRIGVAPSYLQIAGEWQDHVLFQRILF, encoded by the coding sequence ATGAATCTCGTGCGAAGTGTGCCCATCGGCCAAGGCCATAGTGGCGACCAGTTGCTTCTTCGTCCACTTGAGCTTTCAGACGCCGCGGATTTGGCTGGCGCGTACCTGCGTAATCGCGGACATCTGGAGCCTTGGGAGCCCACCCGCGACGACGGATTCTTCACCGAGCATGGCCAGGAAGCCGTCATTCGCGCCAAGATCGACCAGTACGCGGCCGGCAGCGAAGTGCCCTGGGTCGTCACCGGCGACCAGGGCGTTTACGGGATGATTACATTGACCGGCATCGTCCGAGGTCCCTTCCGGAATGCCAACCTTGGCTATTGGATCGACCAGGACTGTACAGGCAGGGGCGCCGCGTCAGGTGCGGTAGCCGCCGTCGTCGATATGGCCACGCAGGAACTTGACCTCCACAGGATCCAGGCCGCAACCCTGCTCCACAACGCCCCGTCGCAGGCTGTCCTGGGGCGCTGCGGCTTTGACAGGATCGGCGTAGCGCCGTCCTACCTTCAGATCGCTGGCGAGTGGCAGGACCACGTTTTGTTCCAGCGCATCCTGTTCTGA
- a CDS encoding patatin-like phospholipase family protein: MNTSSSSPFNNSSTAASGRAGTVQSQVESGSAVQQPSTRQRALVLGGGGSTGNAWLIGVVAGLFDAGLDVATPELTIGTSAGSTAAAQLAGASPVELFEAILSSVPQKPAGADKSAPRQAAAVPVRSVPGPNMETERTATRPVVDHMERTGNIMKASSDMADMRRRLGAAAVEIAASMEGASARWRDTVATRLPQAQWPERAILLTAVNARTGEPVVFDRESGVDLVDAVAASCASGFAYSIGDEQYIDGGYRTNAENADLAVGYGSVLVLSPFGGRTRTPAEWGMHLACQVDALRAGGSQVETVIPDSEAEHMFGVNAMDFSLRPAAARVGFEQGRVLASRLAGFWAAR; the protein is encoded by the coding sequence TTGAACACTTCCTCTTCTTCACCTTTTAACAACAGTTCGACGGCGGCATCCGGCCGCGCGGGCACCGTCCAGTCCCAGGTTGAGTCCGGCTCCGCCGTCCAGCAACCGTCCACCAGGCAGCGGGCATTGGTCCTTGGCGGCGGCGGCTCCACAGGCAACGCATGGCTCATCGGCGTCGTCGCTGGCCTTTTCGACGCCGGACTGGATGTCGCCACCCCCGAGCTCACCATTGGCACATCAGCGGGGTCCACCGCGGCGGCCCAACTGGCCGGAGCCAGCCCTGTCGAGCTCTTTGAAGCCATCCTCAGTTCGGTCCCACAGAAACCCGCAGGCGCTGATAAGTCCGCACCCCGCCAAGCTGCCGCCGTGCCCGTTCGTTCCGTGCCCGGACCAAATATGGAAACGGAACGCACTGCCACAAGACCCGTGGTGGATCACATGGAGCGAACCGGCAATATCATGAAGGCCTCCTCCGACATGGCGGACATGCGCCGGCGGCTTGGAGCGGCCGCCGTAGAGATCGCCGCTTCCATGGAAGGTGCCAGCGCGCGCTGGCGGGACACAGTGGCAACCCGCTTGCCGCAAGCCCAGTGGCCGGAAAGAGCGATACTCCTGACAGCCGTCAATGCCCGGACGGGTGAACCGGTGGTGTTCGACCGGGAGAGCGGCGTGGATCTCGTGGACGCAGTGGCTGCCAGCTGCGCCAGCGGTTTCGCCTACAGCATCGGCGACGAGCAATACATCGACGGCGGCTACCGTACCAACGCCGAGAATGCGGACCTGGCGGTCGGATACGGAAGCGTGCTGGTGTTGTCACCCTTCGGTGGGCGAACCCGGACTCCTGCTGAATGGGGCATGCATCTCGCTTGCCAAGTGGACGCCCTGCGCGCCGGCGGCAGCCAGGTGGAAACAGTCATCCCGGACAGCGAAGCCGAGCATATGTTCGGCGTCAATGCGATGGACTTTTCCCTAAGGCCGGCCGCGGCTCGTGTCGGCTTTGAACAGGGCCGGGTCCTGGCTTCCCGGTTGGCCGGCTTCTGGGCTGCGCGTTAG